One Brevibacillus choshinensis genomic window carries:
- the ggt gene encoding gamma-glutamyltransferase has protein sequence MVKYDAMEYPYASRRMTTFAKNGMVATSQPLAAQAGLDILKKGGNAIDAAIATAACLTVVEPTSNGIGGDAFALVWVKDELYGLNSSGPAPQSISIEAVKANGHEEMPTYGWTPVTVPGAPAAWAALSKRFGKLPLTEVLKPAIDYAENGYPLSPTLAHYWKVAYKKFSKLCTGPEFAHWYETFVPGGKAPQAGDIWKSPGHAATLRQIAETNGESFYRGELAEKIDAFSRECGGFLRKEDLAAFEPEWVKPLSVNYRGYDVWEIPPNGQGMIALMALNILKGFDFDAKDTTETYHKQIEAMKLAFTDGLKYITESSKMSVTAEELLADEYAGTRRALIGDEALTPEPGNPRSSGTVYLATADGEGNMVSFIQSNYMGFGSGVVVPGTGIALQNRGHNFSLDPAHDNCLEPGKRTFHTIIPGFLTKDGKAVGPFGVMGGFMQPQGHVQVVMNTIDFHLNPQASLDAPRWQWTEGKVVELERHFPEHLAMALERKGHQIKWAQLGNYFGRGQIIWRDENGVLSGGTDMRTDSSIAAW, from the coding sequence ATGGTTAAATATGACGCAATGGAATACCCGTATGCATCTCGGCGTATGACCACTTTTGCTAAAAACGGGATGGTAGCCACTTCACAGCCGTTGGCAGCGCAAGCAGGCTTGGATATTTTGAAAAAGGGCGGAAACGCCATCGACGCTGCTATTGCAACGGCAGCTTGCCTGACTGTCGTAGAACCGACGTCCAACGGCATCGGCGGTGACGCGTTCGCGCTGGTATGGGTAAAAGACGAGCTGTACGGACTGAACTCCAGCGGTCCGGCTCCGCAAAGCATTTCGATCGAGGCGGTAAAAGCAAATGGACATGAAGAAATGCCTACGTACGGCTGGACTCCGGTAACTGTACCCGGTGCGCCTGCTGCTTGGGCGGCGCTGTCCAAACGCTTTGGCAAATTGCCTTTGACAGAAGTTTTGAAACCGGCGATCGATTATGCAGAGAACGGTTATCCGCTTTCTCCAACACTCGCTCATTACTGGAAAGTGGCCTACAAGAAATTTTCCAAATTGTGCACAGGTCCAGAATTTGCGCATTGGTACGAGACGTTTGTCCCAGGTGGAAAAGCACCGCAAGCGGGTGATATTTGGAAATCCCCAGGACATGCAGCAACCCTGCGCCAAATCGCAGAGACGAATGGCGAGAGCTTCTACCGCGGAGAGCTGGCAGAGAAGATTGATGCTTTCTCCCGTGAGTGCGGCGGCTTCTTGAGAAAAGAAGACCTGGCTGCGTTTGAGCCGGAGTGGGTCAAACCGCTGAGCGTGAACTACCGAGGTTATGATGTATGGGAGATCCCGCCGAACGGCCAAGGCATGATTGCCCTGATGGCACTCAACATCCTCAAAGGCTTTGACTTTGATGCCAAAGACACGACGGAAACGTACCACAAACAGATCGAAGCCATGAAGCTGGCGTTTACAGACGGTTTGAAATACATCACCGAATCCAGCAAAATGAGCGTCACGGCAGAAGAGCTGCTGGCAGATGAATACGCAGGCACTCGCCGCGCATTGATCGGAGACGAGGCACTGACTCCGGAGCCGGGAAATCCTCGTTCCAGCGGTACCGTCTACTTGGCAACGGCAGACGGCGAAGGCAACATGGTATCGTTCATTCAGAGCAACTACATGGGATTTGGCTCTGGCGTAGTGGTTCCGGGTACAGGCATCGCCCTGCAAAACCGCGGGCACAACTTCTCGCTTGATCCGGCTCACGATAATTGCCTGGAGCCAGGAAAAAGAACGTTCCACACCATCATCCCAGGCTTCCTGACAAAAGACGGAAAGGCAGTCGGACCATTTGGCGTCATGGGCGGATTCATGCAGCCGCAAGGTCATGTGCAGGTCGTCATGAACACCATCGACTTCCATCTGAATCCACAGGCTTCCCTCGATGCGCCTCGCTGGCAGTGGACGGAAGGCAAGGTCGTCGAGCTGGAGCGCCACTTCCCTGAGCATTTGGCGATGGCACTCGAGCGCAAGGGACACCAAATCAAGTGGGCGCAGCTGGGCAACTACTTCGGTCGCGGTCAGATCATCTGGCGCGATGAAAACGGCGTGCTCTCCGGCGGTACCGACATGCGCACGGACAGCAGCATCGCGGCGTGGTAA
- a CDS encoding thioredoxin family protein, producing the protein MREYKELSELRADIAQYPVCMLFVKMENCGVCDATFAKTKELLKSFTQVPFMVTSIETIPSLSGEFLIFTAPTILLFREGKEVFRQSRIVVFGELERALELSVDSVFPQL; encoded by the coding sequence ATGCGAGAATATAAGGAACTATCCGAGCTTAGGGCTGACATCGCCCAGTATCCTGTGTGCATGCTGTTTGTCAAAATGGAAAACTGCGGGGTATGCGATGCCACCTTTGCAAAAACAAAGGAGCTGTTAAAGTCCTTTACACAGGTGCCATTCATGGTCACTTCGATTGAAACGATCCCCAGCCTGTCCGGGGAGTTTCTCATTTTTACCGCTCCGACCATCCTCTTGTTTCGAGAAGGGAAAGAAGTGTTCCGGCAATCGCGAATTGTGGTGTTCGGGGAATTGGAACGGGCATTGGAGCTGTCTGTGGATTCAGTATTTCCACAGCTCTGA
- a CDS encoding CDGSH iron-sulfur domain-containing protein, whose protein sequence is MSDIKVLDNGPLLVTGEFTLLDGEGKPLETKAQAHLCRCGLSSNKPFCNGAHKGQFESVVRA, encoded by the coding sequence ATGTCGGATATCAAGGTCTTGGATAATGGTCCACTGCTCGTGACGGGAGAATTCACCCTGCTGGATGGCGAAGGAAAACCCCTGGAAACAAAGGCGCAAGCCCATCTCTGTAGATGCGGTTTGTCGTCGAACAAACCTTTCTGCAACGGAGCGCATAAAGGACAGTTTGAAAGCGTTGTGAGAGCATAG
- a CDS encoding prepilin peptidase gives MLSYFVVVPVLLVMIIAVYTDLRRRLIYDWLTLPGIAYFLIYHAFAHPDQWTMYGLGVVLTGGISLLMAMVSNGQLGGGDIKLFALVGAAVGWEAGLYILCFTYLLAGLIVIPIWLASKWSGNQATGREIPLAPFIAGGTSLLLMAVAFI, from the coding sequence GTGCTGTCCTATTTTGTGGTAGTTCCGGTGCTTCTCGTCATGATCATTGCAGTCTATACCGACCTGCGCAGACGTCTCATATACGACTGGCTCACTCTTCCAGGAATCGCCTATTTTCTCATTTACCATGCGTTTGCCCATCCGGACCAATGGACTATGTATGGGCTCGGGGTCGTTTTGACCGGGGGGATCTCCTTGCTGATGGCGATGGTGAGCAATGGGCAATTGGGAGGAGGAGACATCAAGCTGTTTGCACTGGTGGGAGCGGCAGTAGGCTGGGAAGCAGGTCTTTATATCTTGTGTTTCACTTACCTGCTCGCAGGACTCATCGTCATTCCGATCTGGCTGGCATCCAAATGGTCAGGGAATCAGGCGACGGGACGGGAAATTCCTTTGGCTCCTTTTATCGCGGGGGGAACGAGCCTATTGCTCATGGCTGTAGCATTTATCTGA
- a CDS encoding flagella basal body P-ring formation protein FlgA: MLESKRRAIIFLALSLILAATAGFLFLKKIKDLNSQLGEMVDIYVASTDIASRSLISPDQIKTMQIPKKYADHSYVTDKLSLKNQVTVVPLSEGDIITKNIIKPAATVRDQNNRLVTVYASGNIVFDQQLEALDRVDIIVSHEVNGKPATEVFMKDVPVAMVAKTDDHFKGVALEMPFEQVPAFIHQQHYAEVMRILKANVGKGELGIPQPFQEPQPKETPAPAAGEKSPSAPANGQQTPAKPAAPSQPTAEPSKSAQPTSVVKPEGKS; this comes from the coding sequence ATGTTGGAATCGAAACGAAGGGCAATCATCTTTTTGGCGCTGTCTCTCATTTTGGCGGCGACGGCAGGCTTTTTGTTCTTGAAAAAAATCAAGGACTTGAATTCACAGCTCGGAGAAATGGTGGACATTTACGTGGCGAGCACAGATATCGCATCCCGGTCGCTCATTTCGCCCGACCAAATCAAGACCATGCAAATTCCAAAAAAATATGCGGATCATTCGTATGTGACGGATAAGCTCAGTCTGAAGAATCAGGTAACCGTTGTTCCCTTGTCGGAAGGAGACATCATTACGAAAAACATCATCAAGCCCGCTGCCACAGTAAGAGACCAGAACAATCGCCTCGTGACGGTGTATGCTTCCGGCAACATTGTATTCGACCAGCAGCTCGAGGCATTGGACCGAGTCGATATCATTGTCTCGCACGAGGTGAATGGGAAGCCTGCGACGGAAGTCTTCATGAAGGATGTGCCGGTCGCCATGGTCGCGAAGACAGACGACCACTTTAAAGGAGTCGCCTTGGAAATGCCGTTTGAACAGGTGCCTGCATTCATACACCAGCAGCACTACGCCGAGGTCATGCGGATTCTGAAGGCCAATGTAGGCAAGGGTGAGCTGGGCATCCCGCAGCCGTTTCAGGAGCCGCAGCCCAAGGAAACTCCAGCACCGGCAGCTGGGGAGAAAAGCCCGTCTGCACCAGCGAATGGTCAACAGACACCAGCGAAACCCGCTGCGCCTAGTCAACCGACAGCTGAGCCATCTAAATCTGCACAACCGACATCTGTCGTCAAACCGGAGGGCAAGTCATGA
- a CDS encoding AAA family ATPase — translation MNPDLKILVVADYDSIKSLLSEALSHFGNVQFTTSREVKKEIDRIAPDVVLIVQPEDGSGVELVQYIQGELPEGLVIFLTEKQDFGLLRDIIRAGAIEYIVLPDELVLLTDRLDKIAELGQTQQRKKGTATSGKAFVRGRGKVYSFYSGKGGCGRTQLATGFAQALKLESTARVLLIDLNLQYGGVETFFSLDSSRTLADLVPVMNEMNENHIRNVSLRETHSKLEVLASPRDAETAENISEEFITRLIRASRRSYDFVIIDLPTHMNELTYTALEESDFIYYVMNLDTPSVQIYRLTEELFRRLRIDTEGRLEVVVNQVGRDNELTVSDLKGLIQAPISAQISRDHKGIQAAVNQGQPLQREANEKKLIPAAKEIRKWVLTKLS, via the coding sequence ATGAATCCAGATCTGAAAATTCTTGTCGTTGCCGACTATGATTCGATCAAGAGCTTGTTGAGTGAAGCTCTCAGCCATTTCGGAAATGTCCAATTCACTACGTCGCGTGAAGTCAAAAAAGAAATCGACCGGATCGCACCTGATGTCGTTTTGATCGTGCAGCCCGAGGATGGATCAGGGGTCGAGCTGGTGCAATACATACAGGGAGAACTTCCGGAAGGGCTCGTCATTTTCTTGACGGAAAAGCAGGACTTTGGCTTGCTCCGGGATATCATCCGCGCAGGCGCCATCGAGTATATCGTTCTGCCTGACGAACTGGTGCTGCTCACGGATCGGCTGGACAAAATCGCCGAGCTGGGGCAAACGCAGCAGCGAAAAAAGGGGACGGCTACCTCCGGCAAAGCGTTTGTTCGCGGCAGAGGAAAAGTGTACTCCTTTTACAGCGGGAAAGGCGGATGCGGGCGCACGCAGCTGGCGACCGGCTTTGCGCAGGCACTCAAGCTGGAATCGACTGCACGCGTTCTTTTAATCGATTTGAATCTTCAGTATGGCGGGGTGGAGACCTTTTTCTCTCTGGACTCGAGTCGTACACTTGCCGATCTGGTCCCGGTCATGAATGAGATGAATGAAAATCACATTCGCAATGTTTCCCTTCGCGAGACGCATTCCAAGCTGGAGGTGCTGGCGAGCCCGCGCGATGCCGAAACAGCGGAAAACATCTCGGAGGAGTTCATCACCAGGCTCATTCGAGCGAGTCGACGCAGCTACGACTTCGTGATCATCGATCTGCCTACCCATATGAATGAACTGACGTACACGGCGCTGGAGGAATCGGACTTCATCTACTATGTGATGAATCTGGATACGCCGTCTGTCCAAATCTATCGGCTGACCGAAGAACTGTTCAGAAGACTGCGAATCGATACGGAAGGACGGCTCGAGGTCGTGGTCAACCAGGTCGGCAGGGATAACGAGCTGACCGTTTCCGATCTGAAGGGACTGATCCAGGCTCCGATCTCAGCCCAAATCAGCCGTGATCATAAAGGTATCCAGGCTGCAGTGAATCAGGGACAGCCCTTGCAGCGGGAGGCCAACGAGAAGAAGCTGATCCCGGCAGCGAAAGAAATACGAAAATGGGTACTGACCAAGCTGTCGTAG